In a genomic window of Punica granatum isolate Tunisia-2019 chromosome 6, ASM765513v2, whole genome shotgun sequence:
- the LOC116211311 gene encoding translocator protein homolog: MASQDLKQRIRDEPDATATAAAAADINDKASHRPGRKKAMAKRGLRSLAVAVALPLALTALDISFFGSDPASRKHLRFPPLWALHATCLVSSMLLGLSAWLVWAEGGFHRKPEALALYAAVLGLGLGWDPIVFGAGASKLGLVVALALFGSLFGCYKKFKEVSTIAGDLVKLCFAWAGFVCIVNLKLVAM; this comes from the coding sequence ATGGCCTCTCAAGACCTCAAACAGCGCATCAGAGACGAACCCGATGCCACCGCCAcagccgccgccgccgccgatATTAATGACAAGGCCTCCCACAGGCCGGGCAGGAAGAAGGCCATGGCCAAACGCGGCCTCCGGTCTCTCGCCGTAGCCGTCGCCCTCCCACTGGCGCTCACCGCCCTCGACATCTCCTTCTTCGGCTCCGACCCTGCCTCCCGGAAGCACCTCCGGTTCCCTCCCCTGTGGGCGCTGCACGCCACGTGCCTCGTCTCGAGCATGCTCCTGGGACTCTCTGCGTGGCTTGTCTGGGCCGAGGGTGGCTTCCATAGGAAGCCCGAGGCCTTAGCCCTCTATGCAGCCGTCCTCGGCCTCGGTCTGGGTTGGGACCCGATAGTGTTTGGGGCGGGCGCCAGCAAGCTCGGACTTGTGGTGGCACTGGCTTTGTTCGGGAGCTTGTTCGGGTGCTACAAGAAGTTCAAGGAGGTGAGCACGATAGCCGGGGACCTGGTGAAGCTGTGCTTCGCGTGGGCCGGCTTCGTGTGTATTGTGAATCTCAAGCTTGTTGCTATGTGA
- the LOC116211310 gene encoding alkylated DNA repair protein ALKBH8 homolog translates to MEDEAALLRQVFGDSSDDEDYNYGEGNRSEAETYLVTDHRTDLAASGNPRWERVKEISGLWICRDFLSPEQQLSLLSSIRSEGWFAESSLNQAMRFGDFPPWLNELCYSIREAVLIGDNLSEHDIVAADEHGAGCLFPILPPELLGREPLFDQLIVNLYHKGQGICAHVDLMRFDDGIAIISLESPCVMHFSLATSDIQEAEEEYHVHPVPSKVPVYLSPGSLVIMSGEARYGWKHEINRKPGFQVWDGQELEQKRRISLTLRKLARVE, encoded by the exons ATGGAGGATGAAGCCGCCCTTCTCCGGCAGGTCTTTGGAGACTCATCGGACGACGAAGACTACAATTACGGAGAGGGCAACCGATCAGAAGCCGAAACCTACCTCGTCACCGACCATCGCACTGATTTAGCGGCGAGCGGTAACCCGAGGTGGGAGAGAGTGAAGGAAATCAGCGGGCTGTGGATTTGCAGGGACTTCCTCTCTCCCGAGCAGCAGCTCTCCCTTCTCTCCTCGATTCGGAGCG AGGGATGGTTCGCTGAAAGCTCGCTTAATCAG GCAATGAGGTTCGGGGATTTTCCGCCGTGGCTAAATGAGCTTTGTTATTCAATCCGAGAGGCAGTGCTTATAGGTGATAATCTTTCGGAACATGATATTGTCGCGGCTGATGAACATGGGGCTGGATGTCTGTTCCCAATATTGCCCCCGGAGCTGCTGGGACGGGAGCCACTCTTTGATCAGCTGATTGTGAACCTATACCACAAAGGTCAG GGCATTTGTGCGCATGTTGACTTGATGCGATTTGATGATGGGATTGCTATAATCTCCCTTGAGTCCCCGTGCGTGATGCACTTCAGTCTAGCTACCTCTGACATTcaagaagcagaagaagaatACCATGTTCATCCCGTGCCATCAAAGGTGCCCGTATATTTAAGTCCGGGTTCATTAGTCATAATGTCAGGAGAAGCTCGGTACGGTTGGAAGCACGAAATAAACCGCAAACCCGGGTTTCAGGTTTGGGATGGGCAGGAACTTGAGCAGAAGAGAAGAATCTCCCTAACCTTAAGGAAGTTGGCTCGAGTCGAGTAG